The Chrysemys picta bellii isolate R12L10 chromosome 3, ASM1138683v2, whole genome shotgun sequence DNA window GACAAACctggttttaaaaattgttttatctACCTAGGATAACTTCAGTTTATATTCATAGCttttgctgatttaaaaacaaatgtaaagtTGTTGCTCTGTTTGTCTTTCAGGCCAGGAACGTTTTGGTAACATGACAAGAGTGTACTATAAGGAGGCAGTTGGTGCTCTTGTGGTCTTTGATGTCACAAGAGGCTCCACTTTTGAAGCTGTTTCCAAGTGGAAACACGATTTGGACAGTAAAGTGCTACTTCCAAATGGCAGCCCCATTCCTGCAGTTCTCCTTGCAAACAAGTGTGACCAGAAAAAAGACGGCAGCCAGAATCCCACTCAAATGGaccagttctgcagagaaggtgGCTTTATTGGGTGGTTTGAAACATCTGCCAAGGTGAGCATTCCTGAAAAATAAGGATGGTCTTGTAAAAGTGATGTTAAGCTAGTAATTTGCACTGGCTAATCAGTGATCCTGTAGGCAGGCTCTACTTACCAATATCTCAGCTGATTGTTCCTTTTTGTGGGACTAATTACCTTGTCCTCTTTTGCCCAGTTTCTCTTCCTGATGTGAGTTTGTGCCATACTCTGAGCTGCTCATGTGCCTGTTCATTGTGGAAGGTAGGGTGTGTCAGAACCCAAAATTAAAATCCTGGGGAagggaaacttttttaaaaccaggtcttctgagtcGCTGCTTTAGTTAAACTACTGGTAGTCATGTGTCTCTTGTTAAAGAATTATGTACAACTGGTACAGTAGATTTTATTCTGTTTGTTCCTTGACTTATCTGATTCGAATAGCTATTTGTAGCAACAAATTATTATTCCGGATCTGTGTAGCTACATATGGGATGTGATTAAACTGGTAAACTAACTGCACAAAATGGCAAAACTGAATCTGAAGAGTTGGAAGAAAAAGCTTCTCAGTCAGTTCCCAAGATAAGCAAAGGGTTCTTGCCAAGTCTTTAAATGGTTAATGTTTTATTCTAATAATGAATTCTAGCCATCCTTTCATGTAATCTGTCTAGCATAGAGGTGtggcttttgttttctttgcataACAGCCCATCACATAGCACTTGAGTGCTTTCCACAGTTTTGCAGTAGTGAATTCCCTAAGGGAATTCATAGAATCTCCCTTAATCCAGTTTTTCATATTAGGAATTAACTCATTGAGTCTGAATTCTGAAGACTATTGTCCTACTTGATCCTTTGATTATACTGCACTAAACCACAAGGCCCCTTTGCTCCCCTCCATTTAGTTGCCCACTTCCCCTTCAACTGTCTCTGAGATGAGTCAGCATAGGAAAATAGACATAAATCTGAGATGGCTGTTCCAGGCAGCCAGCATGTGAAAAGAGAAGTGAAAAATGGGGGAAGAGAAGGCCTCTGAGAAGAGACTGGGTAGAGGAGGAAGGGTACACCTTAAGTAAGAGCAGAGAGGGAGAGCTTTCTCACTTAAGAGGAGATGATTGCATTAAGCAAACCCAGTGGAAGGAGGTGggaagaggccaggaaagaagtTACAATAGTTTAGGCAAGATAGTACATGCCTTGTATAACATTAACAGACTTTGATAACGCAAGAATGCTGCCTGTCAGTTTGTTGCTCCGGGAAACTTGCATTGCTGGTGTAATGATGAATGCCCTGCTTCTTGTCTTAGAATAAACAGAAGCTTTGTAGCTGGAAATTCCATTATGGGTAACTTTTGTGTTctctaactttttttaaaatctatctgGATATAGTACCTTTTTAATCCATAAATTGCAGTTGCTACCCAAGCTGAGTTGAAGGTTCAGTGtctcttacagcagtgcagcagctGCACTTCTTTTGATGCTGTAAGTACAGCACATTAGATTTTCTTGTCAGAGAAACAGAATCAAAAATTCCCATCTCAGAAAGCAAGTTGAGAACTGACTTGTTcccaaatacatttgtatttAAGGTTCTGAGATGGGCTACAGTTAAAACTATTTTAGAAAGCATTTTGAGTGGTCTTTGGGTCTCTTTAATCATAGTTCCTTTGTGcactcaaaatgaaaaaaaaatggcaaataaTAAAAAACCTTCAGAAGTGGGGATATTTTTTTGATAGCCACATGTACATCTTGAGGGTATCTAGGTCAATCTAGTAAAAGGGGAATTTCATGTTTGTCCCTATCCCCAGGCAGTGCCTATTTATCCTTGTACATTGTTAATCCCACAGCCCCAGAACATAGTTTCTTGTGACCAGTAACAACCAAATGCATTCTGTGCAAGTGTATGGGCTCATGTTGGTGCACTGACTAGCAAATTACATCCTCATGTTGCTGTGGGAGCCGCTGCAACTTGCCTTCAGGGGAACTGTGCCAGGATAGGATGACTGTAAATGTTAGGGTTCTCCACGGAACATGCTGATTGTACAGATCACACATTGCACTGTCTAGTCTTCTGAATACCTTGACCAAGCTCCTTCATCGATCAGCTAGTGTGGTTTACTTTGGCCCAGGTGGCCGGTGCAGACTCAATCAGCAGGGGGAAAGTTTTACAATTACCTTGCACCATTGTAGCCCCTTTAGGCAGGCTTCCTTGCCCTGGGAGTCCAGCAGCCTGGGCGTCACCTGCAGAAGCTTTCATAATACAGGACTGAGATCTTCAGTTTTCTTGGTTAACAGTAACAAAGCCTTCccttatataaaatataatttacttCTGAGCTTTTATAAAACCCAGCATTCAATGCCTCTGAGCATGCAAGACTGAATATTGTCTTTTTAATGCCATTACTGATGGTCTATAAAACATTGAGGCTACTAGGCAAGGTTTAAAAACAATATGGATAGCCTTGCCATCTACCTATTTATAGCTCAACTTGCAATATTTGCAAGATAAAAGAAATGGCCAAAATAATCCACTCAAGTAAATACCTGGCAGCGTGCACGCTGGTATGACAGAGGGTGTTAGGCTACCAAATGCCTAGGCCACGTATTTTAAAGTTCTGTTGTTGGTTTCCAAATCTCACTTAAGTGGTGAGAGCCATCAGTAAAATCTCTGGCAAGGTAACATTCTAATGCTTCATTTTAGGAAGCTTCTGTTTTAGTCACTTTCTCACTTCAAGTCTTTATTTCCACatttccctcttctcccctttctccccccttctcccccccccaaaaaaaatctattatagCCAAGTGTCAGGATACTAATTTGTATCCCTCAATAATTCATCAATTCAAACTcagtttgtttcattttaaatgaagtgaGGGAAGTCAGTGAAGATTCCTCGCTCAAGCTTGACTATGCCCTGTATCTCGCATATCTTCAAGTTCTAAACACACAACTCAAagtgaagaacaggaggacttgtggcaccttagagactaacaaatttattagagcataagctttcatggactacagcccacttcttcgtatgcatcagaagaagtgggctgtagtccacgaaagcttatgctctaataaatttgttagtctctaaggtgccacaagtcctcctgttcttctttttgcggatacagactaacacggctgctactctgaaacaactcAAAGTATACATGCTTGGCTCCATGGATTTTTATTGTGGCCCACAAAGTACCAAGACAGACTATACTCCTATCTGTCAGATAATTAACCATTGCCCCATCCCAACTTCCCATTGTGGTTTGAAAGTGATTCCCTTGTCAGAATCTGACTCAGTTGTTCACATTGCATTTCAAAGCCCTTCTTACTTTTTTCTCTTCAAAGCAGGAGAGGCAAGGAACTGGATAAGAAAACTTGGCATGCTTTTATTTGGATATTGGTTCTAATTGTAGCTCTTATGTCTGCTTGGACAATTAGATGGGTCTGCTGGGACAGCTCCCTTAAACTGAAATAGGCAATGTCCAAGTCACTGCATCCCCTCTCATCATTTCACTGAGGCAGTAAGTCCTGTTCTCTCTTATCCACCTTCCCTCTACAGATTAGGGGATTTCTGTAGATTCCTATAGATTTTTCTACAATACCCATGTTTCAGAACCAGATCCTCCAAGTAAAGCACTTACCCATCTTCACTGTACACCAAAATGGGCCAGTGTCCTCTTCATCAAATTAGGTGAACCTATCCTTTCTCTATATAAAGAATGTACAGTGAAACTAGATAACCTTTCCCATGCTTTAAAGGACTTGCAGCCTTCACCTTTAGGCAGGAATATTAAGCATTGTGTTCAACTCTACTCAAGCCAAGTCAAGTTACAATTTCCACAAAAGAGATCGTATTTGCCAATCTTTTTAATAGGCAGAGGTGACTATAACCTGTTGGTGAAAAGAACACTgacctttttttaaactttcacaaCTTTTTCAGGACAACATCAACATAGATGAAGCTGCTCGATTTCTGGTGGAAAACATCCTTGCCAACTACAAAAGCTTTCCTAATGAAGAGAATGATGTGAACAAACTAAAACTGGACCCAGACCCTTTGAGAGCAGACAGTAAATCACAGTGTTGCTAATGTTACCTTTACTCTTGCATGTAAATGCAACCGAAGGAGCAGCAAGACACTTGTTCCTCAAACCAGACTGCTGCTATGGTGCTGCATTAAGGACAATCCAAGTGTTGGGTTTGGTTATCTTTGAATTGGTGATATTTTTGGGTGTTTacacatttttgttctttttgtataAAATTGAAAATGTGGTGTTTATCATTCATCCTCCACTAAAAGAGCAGCTGTGTCTAGCAGTTGGTTACCTTCTTCTGACATGAAAACAGAGGGTGGTGTTTACACTCTGTTCTCAAAGGAATACAGACAACATTCAGTATGACGCGTATCAAGGCTAGGCATTAGTTCAGAGGATGAATATTGTGGTGTATTCCAGAACAGTATTCTTGACAGAAGTTGTAGCTGAAATAAGCACTTGCCTCTTTGCCACGAGTGTCCTTATACCCATGACTTCCcactcctgcctgcctgccacctcTCCCACACATACTACTTTGTCCCTGTTGATTACCCCCTAATGTGAGGACCTGTAACTACAGCTCTCCTGGAGCAAGTGGGTCTGTTTTCTTGAACTGGACAGGGATAGCTGAGCAATGGCAGGAGGTCCAATCTTTACTTTGTCACTAAGCCCCAATACAAGGTAAGCATACCACTTGGCAAGTAAGAAGAACAGGAAGTGAAACAAGTGTCCTATGTGACATGGCTACTGCAGTGATATAGATGCTAGCAAGTACATCTCCAGTTATTAGCTGAGAATATTTTACTTCAAATACTCTTAACCAGTTTAAACCTGTAAAATACATTCCAGCACAAATAGCAGGCTTTCCTTAGTGTAATGCACCCAGTTAAAATAAACCTAAGGAAGCATCACCCATGTGCACATATTAAAACTAATGGCCAGAAATAATTCATACACTAACGCTTTGAGATGCTAGCTTTAACTTCATCCAGGAGAGGACTgccaataaataaaaatgttctcGTTTTGGTTACCTGTCTTAAACTGTTTTGTGAAACTAGCGTACAGTATGACTAGAGGAGTAATTCAAAATTACTCAGACCTTGGTCTTGGGATACCTTTGATTAGTAGCGCATGGAAAAGAGGGATGCCTCAGATGCATCTTAAATTTAtcttaagggtttttttaaatcactcagATATAGTTGTTCTGTTACAAAGGCCTTCACTTTTTATAAAAACGCACGTAATTCACCAATGCAAAGTGTCAATGGAAAATGCGTTACCAATTTTTATAACTAAATATTTTGGAATGCTAAAAGTTCAAGTGAGGAAACTCACCTAGCTTGCTTTGCCTCCTGTTAGGAGGCTGGTTATGTGAAGTCTTGACTTCTGCAACTCATGAATATGGTCAGAATTTGTGGGGGCAGGATGGCTGGTGAAAAGGGTTAATTTCTCTAGTGATTGTGGTAATCCTACATTAAATGGAACGCCTGCTTTCTCACAGGCTCCGGATGCTGTTTTTTGCCACGTTGTTTTTGCGTGGTCTGACGTTGTTAAAGTTTAGGTCATAAGCCCTGTCCATGTGTCAAAGTTAGATGCACTGTCTTTCATACTTGCCTATTAAAGTGATAGGAAAGGGTTGTCATAAGTACAAGCTACTTTTTAATGAGATGCATACAGataaattctttatttttaagcaataaataaaacaattcaGGCACACTGTAATTATTCCTGTGTGAAAGactcttgtgtgtgtttttgtattTAATGTTCTTTTGAGAAACTGGAATACATTCTCACTGAAGCCTGCAGACTATTTTCCCCTTTCATTCTGCTCCATTCATTGCCATATTAAACTGCCTCTTGATTTCCTGTTTTATCTTAAGATAAATActtaaaattaccatatttaaTATTAACCAAACTTGAAAAGTAAGCTGAAGTAGCTTATACTTAGTTTCTTAAAATTCAAAACATGGCCACCTCTTTGTAGACTGTCTTGCTGAAGAGAAAGTGGTTTTGAAAtactttctcccttcccctcctgccatAGTCAACTCAGGGGCAACGCTATTTTCCCAAATGGATTAAAGTTAGTATGTGGGATCTTTTATCCTCTTTTTAGAACACTGGCATGTTCTGTACATTACAAATGTGCCTATAAAACCTGTCTGCTAAGTTTTAGCCATTAAACAGAATATTGGGTGGAGGCATGCCATTTATCATGGCAGTTATCGGCGCATACAAGATCTCTGGCTTTTGTACAGCTATAATTGGAACCAAAGTGCTTTAACTAGTCATCAGACATATACACTGCCCCATTTTTTTGATACTGCTTCAGTAGGCTAATATGTGCAATATCTGAAGATCAGTTAAGCAAAGATGCACAATCTCCTGCTTATGTGGCCTTGTGTATTATCAAGATCACTGAATATATGCAATATTACACTAACTTGGTTCATTAATGGATTGAACCTGTCAAATTAACAAATCTATTCATATAACTGGCACTATTACCTGTTTAAAAGGTCAGTTTAGtttaatgtaaaagaaaaaaacaaccctcaaCTAATCGCTTCAGTCTTCAAAATTTCAAGTGAAGAAACAGTCCATGGAAAAGTACAAATGtttttccactttttcatgtGTCAAACTGGTCAGTTTTAAAGTAAAGTAATTTTGCTGTTACATTTCAGAGAATAAATACCTTAATAGTTTAATTTTCAAATAGTAGATTCACCAAAGTGCAATATTGGTTAAGTGAAGTGTAGATACAGCAACACAGTTCTTAAAGTTCTCATGCCAAGATTTCTCATAAGCA harbors:
- the RAB32 gene encoding ras-related protein Rab-32, yielding MGEAVRMAGGEGGGARVPECREHLFKVLVIGELGVGKTSIIKRYVHQLFSQHYRATIGVDFALKVIHWDSKTLVRLQLWDIAGQERFGNMTRVYYKEAVGALVVFDVTRGSTFEAVSKWKHDLDSKVLLPNGSPIPAVLLANKCDQKKDGSQNPTQMDQFCREGGFIGWFETSAKDNINIDEAARFLVENILANYKSFPNEENDVNKLKLDPDPLRADSKSQCC